TGCTGCCCCAGGCCTTTCCCTCGGTGGCGATATACATCAACGTGGCGCGGATCTTCTATGGTCTCGGCATCAACGGCACAGTGCTCGGCGTCGTGCTGGTGCACGCCGCCCACGGCCTGGTCTATTCCGTGTGGATCGCGGCCGCAGCTTTCGCGGCAGTCGACAGGGATCTCGAACTCGCGGCCCGGAACATCGGCGCCTCGCCGCTGCGCACCTTCTTCACGGTGACGCTCCCCCTGGCTGCGCCGGGTGTCATCGCCAGCGGCATCTTCGTCTTCCTGGAATCACTGGACGAGTTCACCGGCACGTTCTTCGTCGGCGTTCCGCAAGTCACGACGCTGCCGCTTTTGCTCTACAATGCGGCGATGGGCGGAAACTACCAGGTCGCCTCGATCACGGCACTGATCCTCCTGGTGCCATCCGTGCTGTTCATGCTGTTCATCGAGCGCTTTTTGCGCGCGGACGTTCTGGCAAAGGTGGGGGCATAGCCCTCGCGAGGCGGTATCATCGCGTGCGCCTCGCGGGAGATCGGCTTCGCTCGCTGCCAGAACACCTCGCGGCGAGGCGAACCTTGAGCGTTGCCTGGCGACTCAAATTTCCAAGCCGGCGTCACCAGACGCCGGCTTCAGATCGAGCGACGCCGTCGCTCTAGTAGCAATAACGCGGATCGACCCGCACATAGGCGCCGTCGGGGCGCTGCATGTAGCAGCCGCGCTGATAGGCGTAGTAGCCGGAACGGCGGCGCTCGCCTTCGGAGGCGATAGCCGCGCCCGTGCCGGCGCCGACGATCGCGCCGACCGCGGCACCGCGGCTGCCGCCGATCGCGCCACCGAGAATGGCGCCGCCGACGCCGCCGACGATCGCGCCGCCAATGGCGTCCTGCGCCGCAGCCTCATGTACCGGGGCCAGCGTCGCAACCGCCAGGCAGGCCGCCATTCCAAATCCTCGAAGCATCTCGATCCTCCAGTGTGACGCCGGCATTCATATCGTCGGCGGCGGATTCGGGCCAGAACAATCACGCCCTTTCAGGCGCGAGGCGCTATGCGATGTCGCCGTGGCCTTGGATTTCGTACCGGCAGGGGAACGCGCGTGCTACAGAGCACAGGTTGCACGGGCCGAACGGGCGGCCGAGAATTTCCAAATGCCATTTCTGAGGGATAACGACATGATCCGTCGATTTCTGGTGCTGATCGGCCTGGTGCTGCTGACGATCTCCTCCGCAAAGGCCGGACCGAACGAGGATGCGGTGGCGGCGCGGGCGAGTTGGGAGCAGGCCTACAATGCCGGAGATGCCGACAAGTTTGCCGCGCTCTATACCAAGGACGCGATGCTGTTCGGCTCGACCGCGCAGCTGTTCACCGGCACCGACGGCGTTCGCGCCTATTTCAGCAAGCTACCCGCGGGCATCAAGGTCAAGATGGGCGATCAGCAGGCGATCGCGACCGGCCCCGACGTCGTGCTCAGCTCGGGCTTCGCCGACTTCACGCTCGCCAACGGCACCGTGCTGCCCTTCCGCCTGACGCTCGCTTTCGTCAAGGTCGACGGCAAATGGCTGGTGGCCCAGCACCACGGTTCGCCCGTGCCGAAGTGATGCAGCCCAGCGCGGTCGCACGCCCGTCAACCGACCATGTCCCGGTCGACCTTTCGCAGCCGCACGAAGGCCGCCCACGCCTTCGGATATTTCTTGTCCTTGGGATCGATCGTGAGCAATGCGCGGCACGCCTCCTGGATGTCCTCCGATGACGGTCGCATCCTCGCGTTTCCGGGCGACCGCGATTTCTCCCAGCGCTCCTCGACATCTCTCGCCAAGGCAACGACCTCGGTCGGCGTTCGTTTCCGCGTCGGCCTGGCGAGCGGATGATCCGGGGGGAATGTCGGCCATGTGGTCGGCGGCTGATCGACCCGCCACGCGGACTCATCGGGCCGAGCTCCCTCGCCTGCCGGACTTGCGTGCAGTGCGCCCTGCTGTCCGCCACGTTGTTCGTCCTCCTGGACGGACACGCCATTTGTCGTCTGTCCCACGAACTGGCGGAGCTGCTGCTCCATCGCGCCTCCAGGCGATCCCTGTGCTGCCGACGGCGCAAGCTTTGTCAGCGTCGACACCGACCGCGACCCCACATTGGGAACGACCTTCTGCACGGTCTTTGCGATCGACAAGGCGCCGGCGGGTATCGCCGCGTCTTGCTGCGCGACCGTTTCCTCGTCCGTCATCGGGCAGGACTTGAACGCGGTGGGCTGCTGCGTAATCCGGCCATCATTGTCGTCGATGCGGGCAAAATCGACGGTCACGACGTAGACGAAGGCTGCGTCGGCAAGCTGGCCGGACTTGTCCCTTGCCTTGACGGCGCCACAGACATATCGCGACGCGCCTGCCTCGACCGAGCGCAATGTGCCGAATTGCGCCGAAGCCGGATCGATCAGCACGCGCCGAACCGCGGCGCGGGCTTTCACGTGATCGATGGAGACGAGATTGAGGACGAGGTCTGGATTGATCAATTGGGGCTGGTAGTACCAGACATACTCGGCGGTGAGAAATGCGACACCAATGCTGGTGGCGATCAGAAGTGCGGGTACATTCACAGGGCATGCTCCCAGCGTATCGCGCTGGAACTTTTTGGTTGTAGTTAGAGCCTTCATGCCATCTATGCGAGTACGTCCTAACAATTGGTAAACCGGTTGAATCTGGAACCAATATCTACCGGAAGACGAGCACGGGCAGTTTCGGCCGGCCTCGGTTTCATCCCCGAAGCGAGGCACGCTGAATATGCCGGCGACGCCGACCGACCCGGTGCGGAACCCGCCGTCACGGTGCGGTCCAGCGCTGCACGGCTTCGGCCGTGTCACCCGGGTTGGTGTTGAAGCAGATCGCAGCGTTCGGCGCGAGCTGGTGCACAAGGTTGAGCACCCTTTCGAATACGAGCAGGCGCTCCTTCGGCTCGCGCAGTCCGGCGCCGATCACCACGCAGTCAAAACTCACCTCGCGCAGGGCTGACGTGACCGCCGCCTCCGCCGTCTCGTCGAGATCGATCAGGCAGCTCGTGACGTCATAGCCGAGGCCAGTGATCCGCAGGAGCTGCGCGTCGATATAGTTGCGCACGAGCTCGGGCGTGAGCTGCGGGAACGCGCTGTAATCCGCGCTGCCTGGCTCGATGCCGATCGCGAGCACACGTTTGGCCATCGCAAGATCCCGTCGCAATCGTGACCGTCGTGGCAACGGCGATTGCGCCCGGCTGGTTCCAGGAGTCCGAACGGCCGGCTAGATCGGCAGCCATCCCTTGACAGGCCAAACTCACGCTACCTATAGTATTATGTTTTACTTCCACTACCTTTTCGCTTGCGTGCATTTTTTCGAAAACATTTTTGGAGGAAGCACATGGTCATCAGAGCCGCCGCATTCAATCAGGGACAATTTCCGACAATCGCCTTCGTCAATCTGGCCAAGACCCCGCTGGGCGTCGACCTGACCAAGCTGGTCGCGGCGCTGGCCAAGCAGCTCCAGCGCGACTTCGTTCCGATCTGGGGATATCCGGCCAAGCTCTACGTCGCCAAGAAGGCGAAGCCGGGCGAATGGCAGGTCGTCTTCCTCGACGACGCCGACGAAGCGGATGCGCTGGGCTATCACGACCTCACCAAGAACGGACAGCCGGTCTCGAAGGTGTTCGTCAAGACCACCATCGCCGCTGGCGAGAAGGTCAGCGTCACGGCGTCGCACGAGCTGCTGGAGATGCTGATCGATCCCGGCGCCCAGCTCTGGGCCCAGAGCGATGACGGCAAGTTCTACGCCTACGAGATGTGCGATGCGGTCGAGGAAGAGGTCTATTCGATCGACGGAATCGAGGTCAGCGATTTCGTGCACCCGGCCTTTTTCGAATCCTTCCACAAGCCGGGATCAGTGCAATTCGACCATCTCAAGAAGGTCAAGCGCCCCTTCCAGACCCTGAAGAACGGCTATCAGATCGTGAGCGACGGCAAATCCGTGGACGAGGTCCACGGCTCGCGCGCGAAGGAACGCCATTTCCGAAATGTCGAGGTGCGGACCATGCACCGCAGCGAGTACCGCAAGGCACTCATGGCAAAAGCGTTGCGTCGGCCCAAAGCCGCCGCCTAGGTTCAACCGTCATTTGCGTCGGCCCTGCGCAGATCGCCTGCGATCGGCGCAGGTCGCGCGGGCGCCTCAAGCCGTGCCGTCGAGATCGGCCATGGCTGCTGCGCGTCGCTCCATCATCGCCCGCTCGCGCGCATTGGTGGCGAGACATGCGGCCGCCTCGAACGACACGCGCGCCTCAGCGAAGCGGCCGAGCTTTTGCAGCAGGTCGCCGCGGACGGCCGGCAGATGGTGATAGGCTCTGAGCGCCGGCTCGTCCGCGATCAGGTCCACGAGATCGAGCCCGGCTTGTGGCCCCTCGGC
This region of Bradyrhizobium sp. CCGUVB1N3 genomic DNA includes:
- a CDS encoding glycine zipper domain-containing protein gives rise to the protein MLRGFGMAACLAVATLAPVHEAAAQDAIGGAIVGGVGGAILGGAIGGSRGAAVGAIVGAGTGAAIASEGERRRSGYYAYQRGCYMQRPDGAYVRVDPRYCY
- a CDS encoding ABC transporter permease; its protein translation is MNRVASVLRAALAGVLLAAFAFALIGPLANLALWSVAERWYTPYKLPVTYGTRYWEQVFRPTGDAMASLGTSVSIAVLTVVVALALSVPAGYALARLKLPMRWLFMIVFLLPQAFPSVAIYINVARIFYGLGINGTVLGVVLVHAAHGLVYSVWIAAAAFAAVDRDLELAARNIGASPLRTFFTVTLPLAAPGVIASGIFVFLESLDEFTGTFFVGVPQVTTLPLLLYNAAMGGNYQVASITALILLVPSVLFMLFIERFLRADVLAKVGA
- a CDS encoding SgcJ/EcaC family oxidoreductase, translating into MIRRFLVLIGLVLLTISSAKAGPNEDAVAARASWEQAYNAGDADKFAALYTKDAMLFGSTAQLFTGTDGVRAYFSKLPAGIKVKMGDQQAIATGPDVVLSSGFADFTLANGTVLPFRLTLAFVKVDGKWLVAQHHGSPVPK